The proteins below come from a single Spirochaetota bacterium genomic window:
- a CDS encoding FGGY-family carbohydrate kinase — protein MKETSTLASPCSESSPSANSDHYVLAIDLGSGGPKAAVVSDGGQIVASASAKVALHILPHGGAEQDPHEWWACVKEVAKKAITASGVSPERIAAVICDSQYFVVVPIDSNGEPLMNALHWMDSRGSSHNTKRIRGLINIEGYGITKLLRWVRVNGFAPTKSGIDSIGHVLYLKHERPDIYRKTWKFLEPMDYLNLRLSGRCAASQETMVPFMTVDNRSWGATDYHEGLLRLAGLEREKMPDLVRNKESIGTVLPEVAKELGLSPSTRVIAGSNDTTASAIGSGSIIDFEGVIYIGTSLVQTCHLPFKKTDIFHSITTMPSPLPDRFLLFAEQLVGGKALEFYLNTVIYGNDAFDTGPAPDDMYFRANIMASESPPGSGGVIFMPWFSGTAAPEEAGYVRAGFFNLSLSTKRTHMTRAVLESLAYNNRWTKEVVEKFTGRPFNSFRFAGGGAFSDLWAQIHADVLGVPIHQVQDPDRTTLRGSALMALHTLGLRRVEELPGLVKIQKVFYPDPANRAVYDKMYGQYRQLFKRTKKIFSALNSNQ, from the coding sequence ATGAAAGAAACGTCAACGCTGGCCTCTCCATGTTCAGAATCATCGCCTTCCGCAAACTCGGATCACTATGTCCTGGCCATCGATCTTGGAAGCGGCGGCCCCAAAGCCGCTGTTGTGTCCGATGGCGGTCAAATAGTGGCCAGCGCGTCGGCGAAAGTCGCTCTCCATATTCTTCCTCACGGAGGAGCCGAGCAGGATCCCCATGAATGGTGGGCCTGCGTCAAGGAAGTGGCGAAGAAGGCCATCACCGCCTCCGGCGTTTCTCCTGAGAGGATCGCCGCTGTTATCTGCGATTCCCAGTATTTTGTCGTCGTACCCATCGATTCCAACGGCGAGCCGCTGATGAACGCGCTCCACTGGATGGATTCACGCGGCTCTTCCCATAACACGAAGCGTATCCGCGGGTTAATCAACATCGAAGGTTACGGCATAACCAAGCTGCTCCGATGGGTGCGTGTGAACGGCTTTGCGCCGACCAAGTCCGGCATCGATTCCATAGGTCACGTGCTCTACCTGAAACATGAGCGCCCTGACATTTACCGGAAAACGTGGAAGTTCCTTGAGCCGATGGATTACCTCAACCTGCGCCTCTCCGGCAGGTGCGCCGCTTCCCAGGAAACCATGGTCCCCTTCATGACCGTTGACAACCGTTCCTGGGGAGCCACCGACTACCATGAAGGCCTGCTCAGGCTTGCCGGTCTTGAGCGTGAAAAAATGCCGGACCTTGTCCGCAACAAGGAGTCTATCGGCACGGTCCTCCCCGAGGTGGCAAAAGAGCTGGGGCTTTCCCCGTCAACGCGCGTTATCGCCGGCTCCAACGACACCACGGCCTCCGCCATCGGATCCGGATCAATCATCGATTTTGAGGGAGTCATCTATATCGGGACGTCCCTGGTACAGACCTGCCATCTGCCCTTCAAGAAGACCGATATATTCCATTCCATCACCACCATGCCCAGCCCACTGCCGGACCGGTTTCTGCTCTTTGCCGAACAGCTCGTCGGAGGCAAGGCCCTCGAGTTCTATCTGAATACCGTAATATATGGAAACGACGCCTTCGACACCGGTCCCGCTCCTGACGACATGTATTTCCGCGCCAATATCATGGCTTCCGAGTCGCCTCCGGGCAGCGGCGGAGTCATCTTCATGCCATGGTTCAGCGGGACCGCTGCGCCGGAGGAAGCCGGGTACGTTCGCGCGGGATTTTTCAACCTGTCCCTGTCAACGAAGCGGACCCACATGACCAGGGCGGTATTGGAAAGCCTCGCCTATAATAACCGGTGGACCAAGGAAGTGGTTGAAAAATTCACCGGACGCCCTTTTAACAGTTTCAGGTTCGCCGGCGGCGGAGCTTTTTCCGATCTCTGGGCCCAGATCCATGCCGATGTTCTGGGCGTGCCGATTCACCAGGTACAGGACCCCGATCGGACGACCCTGCGGGGCTCCGCCCTTATGGCGCTCCATACCCTGGGATTGCGCAGAGTGGAGGAGCTTCCCGGCCTGGTGAAAATACAAAAAGTGTTCTATCCCGACCCGGCGAACCGGGCCGTCTATGACAAGATGTACGGCCAGTATCGCCAGTTATTCAAAAGGACCAAGAAAATTTTCTCAGCCTTAAATTCCAACCAATAG
- a CDS encoding general secretion pathway protein GspK: MRLLYALRKNYEGRKRLLEERGLLCYLRGSSGYVLIIVLIITTLLVSIAGEFIVVAQVNIGYGQKLKNSLRANYLAKSGVQLCQFILYADMKGLNTEMITGKATDKDTDSYNDIWAINVPELPMADGSLKLRIIDENSKINMSVFATEFTDRSKFYFLAQNFFMNMGLPLDIADIIHDWVDVDEQRMPYGAEGHDYYQTLKPPYTSKNNAMDSVDEMLLLKDMTPEIYYGLGGGNTESEKSEQTLVDDNKGNTDLPIDKIEEMAGEQEAGKISPREKNLELVKIGKEKSRKLSDYFTVYGDRMDYTSEFNKININTASYRVLSALTDKMTPDIVTEIIRRRLIQPYKNDNEIQALGKEFGIDSTVLERFSVKSSVFRIISTATVDGVQSKITAVYNRNNRSLYYWCEE, from the coding sequence ATGAGATTACTGTACGCATTGAGAAAAAATTACGAGGGAAGAAAGCGGCTCCTGGAAGAGCGCGGGCTGCTATGCTATTTGCGCGGCTCCTCCGGCTATGTGCTTATTATCGTGCTCATCATCACGACACTGCTGGTGTCGATCGCCGGTGAATTCATCGTCGTTGCGCAGGTGAACATCGGCTACGGCCAGAAGCTTAAAAACAGCCTCAGGGCCAATTACCTGGCCAAGTCAGGCGTCCAGCTTTGCCAGTTCATCCTCTATGCGGACATGAAGGGGCTCAACACTGAAATGATAACCGGCAAGGCCACCGACAAGGATACCGATTCGTACAATGACATATGGGCCATCAATGTCCCCGAACTGCCCATGGCCGATGGCTCCCTGAAGCTACGGATAATCGACGAAAATTCAAAGATCAACATGAGCGTTTTCGCCACCGAATTCACCGACCGATCTAAGTTCTATTTTTTGGCCCAGAACTTTTTTATGAATATGGGCCTGCCCCTGGACATCGCCGACATCATTCATGACTGGGTCGATGTCGACGAACAGCGCATGCCCTATGGCGCCGAGGGACACGACTACTACCAGACGCTCAAGCCCCCATACACGTCAAAGAACAACGCCATGGACAGCGTTGATGAAATGTTATTGCTCAAGGACATGACGCCTGAAATATATTACGGGCTGGGAGGCGGTAATACCGAGTCTGAAAAGAGCGAGCAGACCCTGGTCGACGACAACAAAGGCAATACCGACCTGCCGATCGATAAAATCGAGGAAATGGCAGGAGAGCAAGAGGCCGGGAAAATCTCACCGCGGGAAAAGAATCTGGAGCTGGTCAAGATCGGCAAGGAAAAGAGCCGGAAGCTCTCTGATTATTTTACCGTCTACGGCGATCGCATGGACTATACCAGTGAATTTAATAAAATTAACATCAATACGGCCTCATACCGGGTATTATCTGCGTTGACAGATAAAATGACTCCTGATATTGTGACGGAGATTATCCGCCGGAGACTGATACAGCCTTATAAAAACGACAATGAAATTCAAGCTTTGGGGAAAGAATTCGGAATTGATTCGACCGTCCTTGAACGGTTTTCGGTGAAATCATCGGTATTTAGAATCATATCAACCGCAACGGTTGACGGCGTACAATCGAAAATAACTGCGGTATATAATAGAAATAACAGGTCGTTATACTACTGGTGCGAAGAATAA
- the aroE gene encoding shikimate dehydrogenase: MKITDINSRTALYCIFGNPVRHSISPVIHNAAFREMNVDAVYLAFEPMSIGEAVSSLKTLGIKGASITIPFKIDVCGHCDEIDSLAAGIGSVNTIANRDGRIIGYNTDGYGAVRSIEQRGISVDGKTCLILGNGGSARAIAFTLAGHGASIIIAGRNEQRISKLAGDIGTISRKARSILLNSIDNVFMESVDIIINTTPIGMTPDTGSVPIDIELIKKRHIVFDIVYAPHETRLLAVAREKGCPTVFGVDMLVMQGARQFEIWTGMDAPIETMRRAAHKHLNIES; the protein is encoded by the coding sequence ATGAAAATCACGGATATCAATTCCCGGACCGCGCTCTACTGCATTTTCGGCAACCCCGTGCGACACTCCATATCCCCCGTCATTCACAATGCGGCATTCAGGGAAATGAATGTTGACGCCGTATATCTTGCCTTTGAGCCGATGTCTATAGGCGAAGCGGTCTCTTCCTTGAAAACCCTCGGAATCAAGGGAGCCAGTATCACCATTCCCTTCAAGATAGATGTATGCGGGCACTGTGACGAGATAGATTCCCTCGCAGCGGGAATCGGCTCCGTGAACACGATCGCCAACAGGGACGGAAGAATCATCGGATATAATACCGATGGCTACGGCGCCGTTCGATCCATCGAACAGCGCGGGATATCAGTGGACGGCAAAACCTGCCTTATCCTGGGCAATGGCGGATCAGCCAGGGCCATAGCCTTCACCCTGGCCGGGCACGGCGCTTCCATCATAATAGCCGGACGGAATGAGCAACGCATATCGAAACTTGCAGGAGATATCGGGACCATCTCACGGAAAGCGCGTTCCATCCTGCTAAATTCTATAGATAACGTCTTCATGGAATCGGTCGACATCATCATAAACACGACTCCGATCGGCATGACCCCCGACACCGGTTCGGTGCCGATCGACATCGAATTAATCAAGAAGCGCCATATAGTGTTTGATATAGTGTATGCGCCCCATGAAACCCGACTCCTTGCAGTCGCAAGGGAAAAAGGGTGCCCCACTGTATTCGGCGTTGACATGCTGGTCATGCAGGGCGCGCGACAATTCGAGATATGGACCGGCATGGATGCGCCCATTGAAACCATGCGCAGGGCCGCCCACAAGCACCTTAATATTGAATCATGA
- the ispH gene encoding 4-hydroxy-3-methylbut-2-enyl diphosphate reductase, whose protein sequence is MKITLARHSGFCMGVRNAILRIVREINISKGEIYVYGPLIHNPQTINVLHGRGMRTVNTLDGITGKRIVVRTHGIPVDEIKYLKQCASKVINLTCPRVARVQAIIKKESGRGCHTIITGDRDHAEVTGLMSYASHGVTVISDINEIDSIPPSESYVIVSQTTFDRTLFKKIVDRIAEMYVNTRVYDTICDSTRYRQEDVIKGIMQGNDTLVVVGGKNSANTKRLAQIGRDSNIKTLHVETDDEINENDFSDSQSVLVTAGTSTPGWIINNILEKLYTINFKKSNLLIKAIMSLLQLIVRTNLFSSIAAFFITLIALSYVGIHDNYSFPALSFLYVFSMYSINNYFEKDLLKLSNPYKYDIYAQYGRPLLIISIASMALSIYITSAYSILMTAIVFGAYLLGFIYSTDPFKGLIAKLMPELLRKLYNSKIVACFGWIIITILVPMVGTNISISALVTLSFFVFTVIFLRTALLDLIAFQGDLILGRETLPVLIGARAISMLSIGISMVTILIFTTMTILLHHWIYLILLPAILFYLLLIYLVQRLNYLISLKYELLVDMNLLFIIACYFVIRAAS, encoded by the coding sequence ATGAAAATCACCCTTGCCAGACATTCGGGCTTTTGCATGGGTGTCAGGAACGCCATTCTGCGCATAGTCCGCGAAATCAACATCTCCAAAGGCGAGATCTATGTGTATGGCCCGCTTATCCATAATCCCCAGACCATAAACGTTCTCCATGGCCGCGGCATGAGGACCGTCAATACCCTGGACGGCATTACGGGCAAGCGTATCGTCGTCCGTACCCATGGCATCCCGGTCGATGAAATCAAGTATCTAAAGCAATGTGCCTCAAAGGTCATAAATCTCACCTGCCCCCGCGTCGCGAGGGTCCAGGCGATCATCAAGAAGGAGTCCGGCCGCGGATGCCATACCATCATTACCGGGGATCGCGATCACGCGGAAGTGACCGGTCTGATGAGTTACGCGTCCCACGGCGTCACCGTTATCTCGGACATCAACGAAATAGATTCCATCCCTCCTTCCGAATCGTACGTGATAGTGTCACAGACAACCTTCGACCGGACGCTGTTCAAAAAAATCGTGGACCGAATAGCCGAGATGTATGTAAACACCCGGGTTTATGACACGATATGCGATTCCACGCGTTATCGCCAGGAGGATGTCATAAAAGGAATCATGCAGGGGAACGATACCCTTGTAGTGGTCGGCGGCAAAAATTCAGCGAACACAAAACGCCTTGCGCAGATCGGGAGGGACAGCAACATAAAAACCCTTCATGTTGAAACCGATGATGAAATCAATGAAAACGACTTTTCGGATTCCCAAAGCGTCCTTGTGACCGCCGGGACTTCAACGCCGGGCTGGATCATCAATAATATCCTCGAAAAGCTTTACACCATCAATTTTAAAAAAAGCAACCTTCTCATCAAGGCTATCATGTCACTTTTGCAGCTCATCGTGAGGACCAACCTCTTTTCCTCTATCGCCGCTTTCTTCATAACACTCATAGCCCTGTCATATGTCGGCATACATGATAATTATTCGTTTCCGGCGCTCTCCTTTCTCTATGTCTTTTCCATGTATTCCATTAACAACTATTTTGAAAAAGATCTCTTAAAACTCAGCAATCCATACAAATACGATATTTACGCACAATACGGAAGGCCCCTTCTCATCATCTCTATCGCTTCAATGGCGCTTTCGATATATATCACGAGTGCCTATAGCATATTGATGACGGCAATCGTCTTCGGCGCTTATCTCCTTGGATTCATCTACTCGACAGACCCGTTCAAGGGCCTCATCGCAAAGCTGATGCCCGAGCTCCTGCGAAAACTTTATAATTCAAAAATCGTCGCTTGTTTCGGATGGATCATAATAACGATCCTGGTGCCCATGGTCGGTACGAATATATCGATATCCGCCCTGGTCACGCTCTCGTTTTTCGTTTTCACCGTCATATTCCTCAGGACGGCTCTCCTGGACCTCATCGCGTTCCAGGGCGACCTCATCCTGGGACGCGAAACCCTTCCGGTCCTTATCGGGGCCCGAGCCATCAGCATGCTCTCGATAGGAATTTCCATGGTTACAATTCTGATATTTACCACGATGACAATCCTGCTGCATCATTGGATATATCTGATACTCCTTCCCGCGATACTTTTTTACCTGTTGCTCATATACCTGGTCCAGCGATTGAACTATCTTATCTCGCTGAAATACGAACTTCTGGTCGACATGAACCTGTTATTCATCATCGCGTGCTACTTTGTGATCAGGGCCGCATCATAA
- the gspG gene encoding type II secretion system major pseudopilin GspG: MHQVRAQAKSNKGFTLIEIMIVVTIIALLSAVIVVPNVTKYLKRAKIEAAKLQIKNFQTPLIEYQSTKGNYPSTEEGLDALVKEGLLKKIPTDPWGNPYHYRYPGENDQEEYEIWSNGPDGKEGGEGANADIKSWEDK, from the coding sequence ATGCATCAGGTACGCGCCCAGGCCAAATCGAACAAAGGATTCACCCTCATAGAGATCATGATCGTGGTAACCATCATAGCTCTCCTGTCCGCCGTAATAGTCGTGCCCAATGTCACGAAATACCTGAAACGGGCCAAAATCGAAGCGGCCAAGCTCCAGATCAAGAATTTCCAGACTCCCCTCATCGAGTACCAGAGCACCAAGGGTAACTATCCCTCGACCGAGGAAGGCCTTGATGCCCTTGTCAAAGAGGGCCTGCTGAAGAAGATCCCCACCGATCCCTGGGGCAACCCGTACCATTACCGCTATCCTGGAGAAAACGACCAGGAAGAATATGAGATATGGAGCAACGGTCCCGACGGGAAGGAGGGCGGCGAAGGCGCCAACGCCGACATCAAGAGCTGGGAGGACAAATAG
- the pilM gene encoding pilus assembly protein PilM, with protein MFENIAAIDVGTNTVKLVTVKTGFHDFQLKSFNYEPVDPDQEDRTAAVVATIQRILSEEDLGGYRIITNLPMEMELIRTISFPFSDVEKIADAIPYEAEENIPFKLEELQLDFQSLRSFKEGEGRILLAAVHKNNLNNFLQVLNTNGVKPITMGMEANALYECYRYFNKIDNETVIQLDIGHGKTIVNFISANNLLYTRSIAIGIGTIIKAVALQLKIPQSEATRLFLNLNLDLTSFENNERRDYYKSLGLNRQQLKKIYAAAQNVSDELVEQIILTMKAMKLDCGDITFNRALISGGGSNLTGIGTIISRELDIPVDALPFLDDYKEREIRTQFPLAFGTVLAYINRRRSSINFLKGEFIPDIAGESKKIYYLSGGFAILTVLVLIVNFILTAVLTARSNRQYNKIIEEQYNRYFHSRPVSGDPIAEARKLLKKEKKEMDGIARLVPGDNTFLDIMKDILTYFPKDGNFILNNLVYNESVIMIEGTAGSSSSIDTFKESLLKTKKFDSVNLNIKYSRQNEVKFSMTIKYKTSADASKEKGGQE; from the coding sequence TTGTTCGAGAACATAGCAGCCATTGATGTGGGCACCAACACGGTAAAGCTCGTTACCGTAAAAACCGGCTTTCACGATTTCCAGCTTAAGTCATTCAACTATGAGCCCGTCGACCCCGACCAGGAAGACCGCACTGCCGCCGTTGTCGCGACCATTCAAAGGATACTATCGGAGGAAGACCTTGGCGGTTACCGGATTATAACTAACCTGCCCATGGAGATGGAACTCATCCGCACCATATCGTTCCCTTTCAGCGATGTTGAAAAAATAGCTGACGCCATACCCTACGAGGCTGAAGAAAACATACCCTTCAAGCTTGAAGAGCTCCAGCTTGATTTTCAATCATTGAGAAGCTTCAAGGAAGGCGAAGGGAGAATACTACTCGCCGCGGTCCATAAGAACAATCTTAATAATTTTCTCCAGGTGCTGAACACCAACGGCGTCAAACCGATCACCATGGGCATGGAAGCCAATGCCCTTTACGAATGCTACCGGTATTTCAATAAAATCGATAACGAGACGGTCATACAGCTCGATATCGGGCACGGGAAGACCATCGTAAACTTCATTTCCGCAAACAATCTTCTTTATACGAGATCGATTGCCATAGGCATCGGCACCATCATCAAGGCGGTGGCATTACAGCTGAAAATCCCACAATCCGAGGCGACCCGCCTGTTTCTCAACCTCAACCTGGACCTTACCTCGTTTGAGAACAATGAACGGCGCGATTACTACAAGTCCCTCGGCCTGAACCGCCAGCAGCTGAAGAAGATATACGCGGCGGCCCAGAACGTCTCCGACGAGCTCGTCGAACAAATAATCCTCACCATGAAAGCGATGAAGCTGGACTGCGGGGACATCACCTTTAACCGCGCCCTCATATCGGGGGGCGGTTCAAATCTCACCGGAATCGGCACCATCATTTCGAGAGAGCTCGACATTCCCGTTGACGCCCTTCCCTTTCTTGATGATTACAAGGAACGGGAGATACGCACTCAGTTTCCTCTTGCCTTCGGCACTGTTCTTGCCTATATCAACCGCCGTCGTTCCTCCATAAACTTTCTCAAGGGCGAATTCATACCTGACATCGCCGGCGAATCGAAAAAAATCTACTATCTCTCAGGCGGATTTGCCATTCTTACGGTGCTGGTGCTCATCGTAAACTTCATTCTCACCGCCGTGCTCACGGCCCGGTCAAACAGGCAGTACAATAAGATCATAGAAGAGCAGTATAACCGCTATTTTCATTCCAGGCCGGTCTCCGGCGATCCCATAGCCGAGGCGCGGAAGCTCCTGAAAAAAGAAAAGAAGGAGATGGACGGCATTGCCAGGCTGGTGCCGGGCGACAACACCTTCCTTGACATCATGAAGGACATTCTCACCTACTTTCCGAAAGACGGCAACTTCATCCTGAACAACCTTGTTTACAATGAAAGCGTCATCATGATTGAAGGAACGGCCGGATCAAGCTCTTCAATCGATACTTTTAAAGAGAGCCTTTTGAAGACGAAGAAATTCGACTCGGTGAATCTGAACATAAAGTATTCACGACAGAACGAAGTGAAGTTCTCGATGACCATTAAATACAAGACCTCAGCCGACGCATCCAAGGAAAAAGGCGGACAGGAATGA
- a CDS encoding type II secretion system protein M has protein sequence MIELSKREQRLIQALAALIGVVAVYFLIISPILSLRESINKEYESNMNKLNMLDKIYDQYREVREKISQYNAQLNNTKGLTSLIEENAQSLNIIKNKTYTRDRPTVTQGKYKKISADVRFEGVDINSILNFIYRMENSGMVVKISYLRINQTIKGRNTYDVTITFNSVASQ, from the coding sequence ATGATTGAATTAAGCAAACGCGAACAGCGTCTTATACAGGCCCTTGCCGCGCTTATAGGCGTAGTCGCCGTATATTTCCTGATCATATCTCCCATCCTGAGCCTGCGGGAAAGCATCAACAAGGAATATGAATCCAACATGAACAAGCTCAACATGCTTGATAAGATATACGATCAATACAGGGAAGTCCGCGAAAAGATTTCCCAGTACAATGCCCAGCTGAACAACACGAAGGGCCTTACGTCGCTCATCGAAGAGAACGCCCAGAGCCTCAACATTATCAAGAACAAGACATACACCAGGGACCGGCCCACGGTGACGCAGGGAAAATACAAAAAAATATCGGCCGACGTCCGGTTTGAGGGTGTTGATATCAACTCCATACTGAATTTCATTTACAGGATGGAAAATTCCGGGATGGTGGTCAAGATAAGCTATCTTCGCATCAACCAGACGATCAAGGGCCGCAACACCTATGACGTTACCATAACATTCAACAGCGTAGCGTCGCAGTAG
- a CDS encoding prepilin-type N-terminal cleavage/methylation domain-containing protein — protein sequence MTRKLSDITGVSAFRPGPHTPAGSGGFTLIEILVATALASIILVMAYASYRSIFDSIKRSTGRAEFYENVNLALLKIDQDISNAYYNRTNKNITFICENIRGNSRIDFVTVNHNEHKFGGKINTAVRESDIKEVGYFLQEAKNTIELFHLIKREKVNYWDDAPLEGGTEHVLLPNVVSLKFEFNKGNDWVEEWDSRQNNMFPRSVKTTLVVKNYQAQDEKFEFISLINIREFR from the coding sequence ATGACAAGGAAGCTTTCTGACATTACAGGCGTTTCCGCCTTCCGTCCGGGCCCACACACACCAGCCGGCAGCGGTGGTTTTACCCTCATCGAGATACTGGTCGCGACCGCGCTCGCGTCCATAATCCTTGTTATGGCCTACGCTTCATACCGCTCCATTTTCGATTCGATCAAACGCTCAACGGGGCGGGCTGAATTTTACGAGAACGTCAACCTCGCTCTCCTGAAGATCGACCAGGACATTTCCAACGCTTATTACAACAGGACAAACAAGAATATCACTTTCATTTGCGAGAATATCCGCGGAAACAGCAGGATTGACTTCGTTACGGTAAATCACAATGAGCATAAATTTGGCGGGAAAATAAACACTGCGGTAAGAGAAAGCGACATCAAGGAGGTGGGATATTTCCTTCAAGAGGCAAAAAACACCATTGAACTGTTCCACCTTATAAAAAGGGAAAAAGTAAACTACTGGGACGACGCCCCTCTCGAGGGCGGAACGGAACACGTCCTTCTGCCCAACGTGGTAAGCCTCAAGTTCGAATTCAACAAGGGGAACGACTGGGTGGAGGAATGGGATTCGCGCCAGAACAACATGTTCCCCAGGTCGGTCAAAACGACACTGGTCGTAAAGAACTACCAGGCCCAGGATGAAAAATTCGAGTTTATTTCGCTGATCAATATCAGGGAATTCAGGTAA
- a CDS encoding TIGR00725 family protein: MRKKQVVVIGSSDEIGFQEEAHAIGAFIADHGFVLITGGRGGIMESVSRGAAERGGTVIGIHPGEDLELANPFCSIVIPTGMGYARNAINILAADVVVAIGGKSGTLSELAYAKTYGKPVICCSFAGGWSAVFPQIHIDGQEDGLFMTAENPNEVCRMIEEILTGGDE; this comes from the coding sequence ATGAGGAAAAAGCAGGTTGTCGTAATTGGTTCATCTGACGAAATTGGATTCCAGGAAGAAGCTCACGCGATCGGCGCCTTCATCGCCGACCATGGTTTCGTGCTGATAACCGGCGGCCGCGGCGGCATCATGGAATCCGTCTCCCGCGGGGCGGCAGAAAGGGGCGGCACCGTCATCGGCATTCACCCGGGCGAGGACCTGGAACTGGCAAATCCGTTCTGCTCCATAGTGATACCCACGGGCATGGGATACGCGCGAAACGCCATCAACATCCTGGCGGCCGACGTCGTGGTGGCCATCGGCGGCAAATCGGGAACCCTTTCCGAGCTGGCCTATGCGAAGACCTACGGCAAGCCGGTCATATGCTGCTCCTTCGCCGGCGGATGGAGCGCCGTATTTCCCCAGATCCATATCGACGGTCAGGAGGACGGCCTTTTCATGACCGCCGAAAATCCCAATGAAGTATGCCGCATGATCGAAGAGATTCTAACGGGGGGTGATGAATGA
- a CDS encoding prepilin-type N-terminal cleavage/methylation domain-containing protein, protein MDTVSGFIKKKIRLNSRGFTLIEMVVVIAVISILAMIAVPRVTRVFSSQRQNFAIFTGMIASTFDDAFLKNREDILAVYLNAPDPEDPMGQKEIFNRRNGIAVINSINGEFYDSKRKTLQFKQFSQNFIIEEVLTPTGETFTSGWIPITFYPQGYSNNYIIHVLVNGEQKWSIRIDKHLKEPKVMEGYASLEIE, encoded by the coding sequence ATGGATACCGTCTCGGGATTCATTAAAAAAAAAATTCGCCTTAACAGCCGCGGCTTCACCCTGATAGAGATGGTGGTCGTCATTGCGGTTATTTCCATTCTCGCGATGATCGCCGTGCCCCGCGTGACGAGGGTCTTCAGCTCCCAGCGCCAGAATTTCGCCATCTTTACCGGCATGATCGCGTCCACCTTCGACGACGCCTTTCTGAAGAACCGGGAGGACATTCTTGCCGTATACCTGAATGCTCCCGATCCGGAAGATCCGATGGGCCAAAAAGAAATTTTCAATCGACGAAACGGAATTGCCGTCATAAATTCGATCAATGGAGAATTCTACGACTCAAAGCGCAAGACACTTCAATTCAAACAGTTTTCCCAAAATTTTATCATAGAGGAAGTGCTCACTCCAACGGGCGAAACATTTACAAGCGGCTGGATTCCTATAACTTTTTATCCGCAAGGATATTCAAATAATTACATCATTCATGTTCTTGTCAACGGCGAACAGAAATGGTCCATTCGCATTGACAAGCATCTCAAAGAACCCAAAGTGATGGAAGGATATGCCTCCCTCGAAATCGAATAG